A stretch of Corynebacterium timonense DNA encodes these proteins:
- a CDS encoding thioesterase family protein, translated as MPAAHYFARTGADTFAPTIHCEGAWSPEDYHFAALAGLVVHVAERSRPEGDTKKLARVSYDILGRLPLKEATVLVETIRPGRRIELVQVTVQLEGRSAIIARIWYLEAWDTSDVADPCGQTFPLPEDCADQRFSEVWGGGYIRQLTGRKVTGLPTGKFFAWFTSPAKLVDADERIALAEHFSRIDTANGVTARRSPEEWAFPNVDLTVHIYRHPEGQWTGLEATNAWGPEGTGVTSSIVHDIHGPLGRAEQMQALGKV; from the coding sequence ATGCCCGCCGCCCACTACTTCGCCCGCACGGGCGCCGACACATTCGCCCCCACCATCCACTGCGAGGGCGCCTGGTCGCCCGAGGACTACCACTTCGCCGCGCTGGCCGGGCTCGTCGTCCACGTCGCCGAGCGCTCCCGCCCGGAGGGCGACACGAAGAAGCTGGCGCGGGTGTCCTACGACATCCTCGGGCGCCTGCCCCTGAAGGAGGCGACGGTGCTGGTGGAGACGATCCGCCCCGGCCGCAGGATCGAGCTGGTGCAGGTGACGGTGCAGCTGGAGGGGCGCAGCGCGATCATCGCCCGGATCTGGTACCTCGAGGCCTGGGACACCTCGGACGTCGCCGACCCGTGTGGTCAGACCTTCCCGTTGCCGGAGGACTGCGCCGACCAGCGCTTTTCCGAAGTGTGGGGCGGAGGATACATCCGTCAGCTCACCGGACGGAAGGTCACAGGCTTGCCGACGGGCAAGTTCTTCGCGTGGTTTACCTCCCCGGCCAAGCTCGTCGACGCGGACGAGCGCATCGCGCTGGCCGAGCATTTCTCCCGCATCGACACCGCCAACGGGGTGACCGCGAGGCGCAGCCCTGAGGAGTGGGCCTTTCCGAACGTGGACCTTACCGTGCACATCTACCGTCACCCGGAGGGGCAGTGGACCGGCCTGGAGGCCACAAACGCGTGGGGCCCTGAGGGAACCGGTGTGACCTCGTCGATCGTCCACGACATCCACGGGCCGCTCGGCCGCGCGGAGCAGATGCAGGCGCTGGGCAAGGTGTAG
- a CDS encoding PH domain-containing protein: MTRTLPRSAEEMNRVSPKLVVPHYLTTLMWTLIIGGALVVAYLIWGKWWLIPLGIVLAIALFNAVLIPLRVRAMGWLETEDELVLARGRMWRSLTVVPYGRIQFVDVTSGPVARALGMKTLEVNTASTTSVSSLPGIEADEADALRDRLAEKARERMSGL; this comes from the coding sequence ATGACGCGAACACTGCCAAGATCGGCCGAGGAGATGAACCGGGTCTCCCCAAAACTGGTGGTCCCCCATTACCTCACGACGTTGATGTGGACGCTCATCATCGGCGGCGCGCTGGTGGTGGCCTACCTCATCTGGGGGAAATGGTGGCTGATCCCGTTGGGCATCGTGCTCGCGATTGCGCTGTTCAACGCGGTGCTCATCCCGCTGCGCGTGCGCGCGATGGGGTGGCTGGAGACGGAGGATGAGCTCGTCCTGGCGCGGGGCAGGATGTGGCGCTCGTTGACGGTCGTGCCGTACGGGCGCATTCAGTTCGTCGATGTCACGTCGGGCCCGGTGGCGCGCGCGTTGGGGATGAAGACGCTGGAGGTGAACACGGCGTCGACGACGTCGGTGTCGTCGCTGCCGGGGATTGAGGCGGATGAGGCGGACGCGTTGCGTGACCGCCTCGCGGAGAAGGCGCGCGAACGGATGAGCGGCCTGTGA
- a CDS encoding DUF3017 domain-containing protein, protein MPSSLCNAPRGLPLDNPHDADNPASPLPLWAQRVMVGVFVVGFVASGVFSATEHWRRATFTLGAAMVWLALMRCTCDSRVIGLLAVRSRRFDALFCASLGAAMMFLAGSVDALGS, encoded by the coding sequence GTGCCGAGCAGCTTGTGTAACGCCCCCCGGGGGCTGCCTCTTGACAACCCCCACGACGCCGACAACCCGGCCTCCCCGCTGCCCCTGTGGGCGCAGCGGGTGATGGTCGGGGTCTTCGTCGTGGGCTTCGTCGCCTCCGGAGTCTTTTCCGCCACCGAGCACTGGCGCCGCGCGACGTTCACGCTTGGCGCCGCGATGGTGTGGCTGGCGCTGATGCGGTGTACGTGTGACTCACGCGTCATCGGCCTTCTCGCCGTGCGCTCCCGCCGCTTCGACGCCCTGTTCTGCGCCTCGCTCGGCGCTGCGATGATGTTCTTGGCGGGCTCGGTGGACGCGCTGGGGAGTTAG
- a CDS encoding tRNA (cytidine(34)-2'-O)-methyltransferase, with product MCALHVIFDNPVIPPNTGNAIRMCAGTGATLHLVEPLGFDLSEKHLRRAGLDYHDLAHVIIHPTLDECFASLPDAPIYAFTTHATTHYHDVAYRDGAALLFGTEPTGLPHEHAHHPRVTERVRIPMLPGRRSMNLSNSAAVACYEAWRQLGFPGGV from the coding sequence GTGTGCGCACTCCACGTCATCTTTGATAATCCTGTGATCCCGCCCAACACGGGCAACGCGATCCGCATGTGCGCGGGCACGGGCGCGACCCTGCACCTCGTCGAGCCGCTCGGCTTCGACCTCAGCGAAAAACACCTGCGCCGCGCCGGCTTGGACTACCACGACCTCGCGCACGTCATCATCCACCCCACCCTCGACGAGTGCTTCGCATCGCTTCCCGACGCCCCCATCTACGCCTTCACCACCCACGCCACCACCCACTACCACGACGTGGCCTACCGCGACGGCGCCGCCCTCCTCTTCGGCACCGAGCCCACCGGCCTGCCCCACGAGCACGCCCACCACCCGCGCGTCACCGAGCGCGTGCGCATCCCCATGCTCCCCGGCCGGCGCTCCATGAACCTCTCCAACTCCGCCGCCGTCGCCTGCTACGAGGCGTGGCGCCAGCTTGGCTTCCCCGGCGGGGTCTAG
- a CDS encoding PH domain-containing protein, translated as MTPIIRGWGIVFALAAIALVNGLEPLFTWARDGNLGAAVLLRGLGVFVAGLLVFAAVSQLWWAKMGFGLGEEEVGVTRGVVTNHVRTVRYDRIQAVDVVEPLVARIFGLAAVRVEAAGGGDSAVEIAYVPKQEAEELRAEIMHAVAREGGGAESGAGDADHDDDATDYLVEPVPIRRTLIGAALQLGTIAAAVVVAIPLLTDLTAGAAVVVLVGAVPPLWRMIDQSWRFHSVQGGESSEVLTVTYGLANRRRQLVPLERIHAVSLTQPPLWRLLGWWEVKVNVAGYKIDGDGGTLTLLPVGTLDQALAVVDALSPLDAPAFEDLDPASATVDVRSPRRARWVSPLDYARQSLTMSGADAVVVTWGRVSRRFAVVEAPHIQELTLKQGPLQRAAGLASVRLDLVPGPVSATVRDVDEGEARRVVDTLRGRVLPG; from the coding sequence TTGACGCCGATTATCCGGGGGTGGGGCATCGTGTTCGCCCTGGCTGCGATCGCCCTGGTCAACGGCCTGGAGCCGCTGTTCACGTGGGCGCGCGACGGCAACCTCGGGGCGGCCGTTCTGCTGCGCGGCCTGGGGGTGTTCGTCGCGGGGTTGCTCGTCTTCGCCGCGGTGTCGCAACTGTGGTGGGCGAAGATGGGTTTTGGCCTCGGCGAGGAGGAGGTGGGCGTCACGCGCGGGGTGGTGACCAACCACGTGCGCACCGTCCGCTACGACCGCATCCAGGCCGTTGACGTCGTTGAGCCGCTGGTGGCGCGCATCTTTGGGCTGGCGGCCGTGCGCGTCGAGGCGGCCGGCGGCGGCGACTCGGCGGTCGAGATCGCGTACGTGCCGAAGCAGGAGGCCGAGGAGCTCCGCGCGGAGATCATGCACGCCGTGGCCCGCGAGGGCGGCGGGGCCGAATCGGGGGCGGGCGACGCAGACCACGACGATGACGCCACCGACTACCTTGTCGAGCCCGTGCCCATCCGCCGCACGCTGATCGGGGCGGCGCTGCAGCTGGGCACGATTGCGGCCGCGGTGGTCGTCGCGATCCCGCTGCTCACGGACCTGACGGCCGGTGCGGCTGTGGTGGTCCTCGTCGGTGCGGTGCCGCCGCTGTGGCGGATGATCGACCAGTCGTGGCGCTTCCATTCGGTCCAGGGCGGCGAGTCGTCGGAGGTTCTTACGGTCACCTACGGGCTTGCTAATCGACGTCGCCAGCTCGTGCCTCTCGAACGCATCCACGCGGTGTCGCTGACGCAGCCCCCGTTGTGGCGCCTGCTGGGCTGGTGGGAGGTCAAGGTGAACGTCGCCGGCTACAAGATCGACGGGGACGGGGGCACGCTCACGCTGCTGCCCGTGGGCACGCTCGACCAGGCGCTGGCCGTGGTGGACGCGCTGAGCCCGCTGGACGCCCCGGCGTTCGAGGACCTGGATCCGGCGTCGGCGACGGTAGACGTGCGCTCCCCGCGCCGGGCGCGGTGGGTGTCGCCGCTGGACTACGCGCGCCAGTCGCTGACCATGAGCGGCGCGGATGCCGTCGTGGTCACGTGGGGCAGGGTGTCGCGGCGCTTCGCGGTGGTCGAGGCCCCGCACATTCAGGAGCTCACGCTGAAGCAGGGGCCGCTGCAGCGCGCCGCGGGGTTGGCTAGTGTCCGGCTCGATCTCGTTCCGGGTCCCGTGAGCGCGACGGTACGCGACGTGGACGAGGGGGAGGCCCGGCGGGTCGTCGATACGCTGCGTGGGCGCGTCCTTCCTGGGTAG
- a CDS encoding bifunctional methylenetetrahydrofolate dehydrogenase/methenyltetrahydrofolate cyclohydrolase yields MTAKKLDGKLYREEIFADLKQRVAALKDQGVTPGLATVLVGDDPASQNYVRMKHRDCDELGIASIMKELPGDTTQEELEELIDALNDDPAVTGYIVQLPLPKHLDENRVLERITPDKDADGLHPVNLGKLVLNEPAPLPCTPNGSLKLLERFGVDLNGAIVCVIGRGVTVGRPISLMLTTKNINATAVLCHTGTKDLAAETRRADVIIAAAGKPHMLTADMVKEGAAVLDVGVSRVDGKTVGDVHPDVWDKASWVSPNPGGVGPMTRTFLVRNIVERAEQLV; encoded by the coding sequence GTGACTGCGAAGAAACTGGACGGCAAACTCTACCGCGAGGAGATTTTCGCGGACCTGAAACAGCGCGTGGCGGCGCTGAAGGACCAGGGCGTCACGCCCGGCCTGGCCACGGTTCTCGTTGGAGACGACCCCGCAAGCCAGAACTACGTGCGCATGAAGCACCGGGACTGCGACGAGCTCGGCATCGCCTCCATCATGAAGGAGCTGCCCGGCGACACCACGCAGGAGGAGCTCGAGGAGCTTATCGACGCCCTGAATGACGACCCGGCCGTCACCGGCTACATCGTTCAGCTGCCGCTGCCGAAGCACCTCGACGAGAACCGGGTGCTCGAGCGCATCACCCCGGACAAGGACGCCGACGGCCTCCACCCCGTCAACCTGGGCAAACTGGTGCTCAACGAGCCCGCGCCCCTGCCGTGTACCCCGAACGGATCGCTGAAGCTTCTCGAGCGCTTCGGCGTGGACCTCAACGGCGCCATCGTCTGCGTCATCGGCCGCGGCGTGACCGTAGGCCGCCCGATCTCGCTCATGCTCACCACCAAAAACATCAACGCCACCGCCGTCCTCTGCCACACCGGAACGAAGGACCTCGCCGCCGAGACGCGCCGCGCGGACGTCATCATCGCCGCCGCCGGCAAGCCCCACATGCTCACCGCGGACATGGTCAAGGAGGGCGCCGCCGTCCTCGACGTCGGCGTGTCCCGCGTCGACGGGAAGACGGTGGGCGACGTCCACCCCGACGTCTGGGACAAGGCCTCCTGGGTCTCCCCGAACCCGGGCGGCGTAGGCCCGATGACGCGGACCTTCCTCGTCCGCAACATCGTGGAGCGTGCCGAGCAGCTTGTGTAA